The following proteins are encoded in a genomic region of Comamonas resistens:
- the ssb gene encoding single-stranded DNA-binding protein — translation MASVNKVIIVGNLGRDPEMRTFPSGDQVANVTIATTDRWRDKNSGENREATEWHRVTFNGRLAEIAGQYLRKGSQVYVEGSLRTRKWTDQATGQERYATEIRADTMQMLGSRQGGGQPQGGYGDDGYGETSYEAPRRAPAPAPMQQQRPAAPAARPAPAPMSPPPQRAASGFDDMDDDIPF, via the coding sequence CAACAAAGTCATCATCGTCGGCAATCTGGGCCGTGACCCGGAAATGCGCACCTTCCCCAGCGGTGATCAGGTGGCCAATGTGACCATCGCCACGACTGACCGCTGGCGCGACAAGAATTCCGGTGAAAACCGCGAAGCCACCGAGTGGCACCGTGTGACTTTCAACGGCCGTCTTGCCGAGATCGCAGGCCAGTACCTGCGCAAGGGCAGCCAGGTCTATGTGGAAGGCAGCCTGCGCACCCGCAAGTGGACCGATCAGGCCACAGGCCAGGAGCGCTACGCCACCGAAATCCGTGCCGATACCATGCAAATGCTGGGCAGCCGCCAAGGTGGCGGCCAGCCACAAGGCGGTTATGGCGACGACGGTTATGGCGAAACCAGCTATGAAGCACCTCGCCGCGCACCTGCCCCAGCCCCCATGCAGCAACAGCGCCCGGCGGCGCCTGCTGCACGTCCCGCTCCTGCTCCCATGTCGCCACCTCCGCAGCGCGCGGCTTCGGGCTTTGACGATATGGATGACGATATTCCGTTCTAA